The following are encoded together in the Vibrio splendidus genome:
- a CDS encoding metallophosphoesterase encodes MEICHLSDLHLEFGPMEFPQTDADVVVLSGDIHLGTKGIDWAAQFDVPVVYVLGNHEAYGASSLELLIEECRSRAERYSNVYFLENDSVVINGVRFHGCTLWTDFELYETPKDSMKLARSGLNDYRKIQYHGKPFSPLDARELHQTSRHFLYESISQAKEDVNVVVTHHLPSREGIQLEYLGSPLGPAFASQCDEFSDLADKIAVWFYGHNHDCMEFSDFNIKFHTNQRGYVGYEEVSSFDPSKKILISL; translated from the coding sequence ATGGAAATCTGCCATCTCTCTGATCTTCATTTGGAATTTGGTCCAATGGAGTTCCCGCAAACTGACGCAGATGTCGTCGTACTTAGTGGAGACATTCACCTCGGCACTAAAGGAATTGATTGGGCGGCACAATTTGATGTGCCTGTTGTGTATGTCCTAGGTAATCATGAGGCCTATGGTGCTTCATCGCTAGAGCTATTGATAGAAGAATGTAGGAGCAGAGCTGAACGTTATTCCAACGTATACTTTCTTGAAAACGATAGCGTTGTAATCAATGGTGTTAGATTTCATGGGTGTACTTTGTGGACTGATTTCGAACTTTATGAGACCCCTAAAGACTCTATGAAATTAGCTCGTTCAGGCTTGAATGACTATCGAAAAATTCAATATCATGGAAAGCCATTTTCACCATTGGATGCGAGAGAACTTCACCAAACATCTAGGCATTTCCTTTACGAATCAATAAGTCAAGCCAAAGAGGATGTCAATGTTGTCGTTACCCACCACCTTCCATCTAGAGAAGGAATACAACTTGAATACTTGGGTAGCCCACTTGGTCCTGCATTTGCCTCTCAATGTGATGAATTTTCAGATCTTGCTGACAAAATTGCGGTCTGGTTCTACGGACACAACCATGATTGTATGGAATTCTCTGATTTCAATATTAAATTCCATACAAACCAGCGTGGATACGTTGGCTATGAAGAAGTTTCGAGTTTCGATCCATCAAAGAAAATTTTAATTTCCTTATAA
- a CDS encoding phage protein, with product MKYREMSKNYIFRELECQMTKEEVAELCFKTVRTVTGWDEGNPIPPECKRLMRMAKGRELSISEDWIQFKMLYDRMELPTGQVVRPQQILAGIALLGIQSELEIKTSTHLLGIARAIANIKK from the coding sequence TTGAAGTATCGCGAAATGAGTAAGAATTACATTTTTCGAGAGTTAGAGTGCCAAATGACGAAAGAAGAGGTTGCTGAACTGTGTTTTAAAACTGTGAGGACTGTCACGGGGTGGGATGAAGGAAATCCAATTCCTCCGGAGTGTAAAAGACTTATGCGAATGGCAAAAGGTCGGGAACTCAGCATTAGTGAAGATTGGATCCAGTTCAAAATGTTATACGACAGGATGGAATTACCAACGGGGCAAGTGGTTAGGCCACAACAAATATTAGCAGGAATTGCGCTCTTAGGGATTCAGTCTGAGCTAGAGATTAAGACTTCAACACACTTACTTGGCATTGCAAGAGCAATTGCGAATATCAAGAAATAG
- a CDS encoding nSTAND3 domain-containing NTPase — MSHYDFSTINDKEFEELVNDLIEKRDGQFVESYKQGRDQGIDGRSVDNNGDVTIIQSKHWIKSGITALIKELKKNEVDKVNKLNPARYILATSIELSHKNKLDIKLAFAPYIKDIKDIIGNEDINSLLSQHEGIELKYYNLWINSTNVINRMLNNATHVRSKFKLEEIISKSSFYVKTLVHEKSESTLDTNNIILITGNAGIGKTTLAEQMCKIYTTRGYAFFYILNSIDEIDEIYNENQKQVYLYDDFLGSNYLKRIENKEDVTLSHLITRIRQDPSKKLILTTRTNIFEQSKLLTELFDRVKISTHEIQINAGNLTRFEKAKILYNHIWFSDLTHEYREELTKDLRYFQVIDHANFNPRLIEFVTDACRLDEVSPNDYWDYVIDTLRNPKDIWRHVFTNQTNKLCNHLVVGIVLNGGRMTSAQCTDYFYRLLGSNVHPNIDESYETTIKLVIGSLINRHIGYDNQVHYDLFNPSISDFVLGEYSKNIEYLSSIFNILKTDRSLVTLQEYKIHKIIDHDAYITCLASLAKPESVYSKYHRTLANLIIKTPNFHTKTIFSKYLEDLASTIFNYELVNDEQLRVIFHLINCKIIDSNDENLHDFVLSVLAEQYDDIYFIELSQIMDKMNILNDENFDTLYKNIYEYYKDELTNLIIDSDIFSNYYSFTEISSISRQPLIEFLSEDLDSIKIPQGEYLDDLISGLVHLCDFEAIVEYNVERHDFPPFSSNGQSYGSGQNNFTTEITNYFRDKN; from the coding sequence ATGTCGCACTATGATTTTTCTACAATCAATGATAAAGAATTTGAAGAGTTAGTTAATGATCTTATAGAAAAAAGAGACGGGCAATTTGTTGAGTCATATAAGCAAGGTCGTGATCAAGGTATTGACGGAAGAAGTGTCGATAACAATGGAGACGTTACGATTATCCAAAGTAAGCATTGGATAAAATCAGGGATCACAGCATTAATCAAAGAACTAAAAAAAAATGAAGTTGATAAAGTAAACAAACTTAACCCTGCTAGGTATATTTTAGCTACGTCTATCGAACTTTCTCACAAAAACAAATTAGATATCAAGTTAGCGTTTGCACCATACATCAAAGATATTAAGGATATAATCGGAAACGAGGATATTAACAGCCTACTTAGCCAACACGAAGGTATAGAATTAAAATATTATAACCTTTGGATAAACAGTACAAATGTTATAAATCGAATGCTTAACAATGCAACACATGTGAGAAGTAAGTTCAAATTAGAAGAGATCATTTCTAAAAGTAGCTTTTATGTGAAAACATTGGTTCACGAGAAATCTGAAAGCACACTCGACACCAATAACATAATATTAATAACAGGTAATGCTGGAATAGGAAAAACAACTCTTGCTGAGCAAATGTGCAAAATATACACAACCAGAGGATATGCATTTTTCTATATATTAAATAGTATTGATGAGATTGATGAGATATATAATGAAAATCAAAAACAAGTATATTTATATGACGATTTTCTTGGAAGCAACTATTTAAAAAGAATTGAAAACAAAGAAGATGTTACGCTTAGTCACCTCATAACTAGAATTAGGCAAGATCCCTCTAAAAAACTTATACTTACAACTAGAACAAACATTTTCGAACAAAGTAAACTTTTAACAGAGTTGTTTGATAGAGTTAAAATATCAACTCATGAAATTCAAATAAACGCTGGAAATTTAACTAGGTTTGAAAAAGCGAAAATTTTATACAACCATATTTGGTTCAGTGATTTAACCCATGAATACCGAGAAGAATTAACAAAAGATTTAAGATACTTTCAAGTTATTGACCATGCAAACTTTAACCCGCGGCTTATCGAGTTCGTAACTGACGCTTGCAGGTTAGATGAGGTTAGCCCAAATGATTACTGGGATTATGTAATAGACACCCTCAGGAACCCAAAGGATATCTGGCGGCATGTTTTCACAAATCAGACAAACAAGTTATGTAACCATTTAGTCGTTGGTATAGTCTTAAACGGTGGGAGAATGACATCAGCGCAATGCACAGATTATTTTTATCGCTTGTTGGGTTCAAACGTTCATCCAAACATAGATGAGTCATACGAAACTACAATTAAACTTGTAATTGGTTCACTTATAAATAGACATATTGGTTATGACAATCAAGTTCATTATGATTTGTTTAACCCTTCTATTTCTGATTTTGTATTAGGCGAGTATTCAAAAAACATTGAATATCTATCTTCAATTTTTAACATACTAAAAACTGATCGCTCACTGGTTACTCTTCAAGAGTATAAAATTCATAAGATAATAGATCATGATGCATATATTACTTGCCTTGCTTCTTTAGCTAAACCAGAAAGTGTATATTCTAAGTATCATAGAACTCTTGCTAACCTAATAATAAAGACACCAAACTTTCATACCAAAACTATATTCTCTAAATATTTAGAAGATTTAGCTTCAACTATATTTAATTATGAATTAGTTAATGATGAACAGTTGAGAGTGATATTTCACCTAATAAACTGTAAAATAATTGATAGTAATGATGAGAACTTACATGATTTTGTTTTATCTGTGCTAGCAGAACAATACGATGACATTTATTTCATCGAGCTATCTCAAATTATGGATAAGATGAATATTTTAAACGATGAGAATTTTGACACTTTGTATAAAAATATCTATGAATATTATAAAGATGAGCTAACCAACTTGATAATCGATTCTGATATTTTCTCAAACTACTATAGCTTTACCGAGATATCCTCAATTAGCCGACAGCCATTAATTGAGTTTTTGTCAGAAGATTTAGATTCTATCAAAATTCCGCAAGGTGAATATCTGGATGATTTAATTTCAGGTCTAGTGCACCTTTGTGATTTCGAAGCGATAGTTGAATATAATGTTGAACGCCATGATTTCCCTCCATTCAGCTCAAATGGACAAAGTTACGGTTCAGGTCAAAACAACTTTACAACAGAAATTACTAATTACTTTAGAGATAAGAACTAA
- the ltrA gene encoding group II intron reverse transcriptase/maturase: MTISNEISASSDSALWQSINWKAAEANVLKLQMRIAKATRDGKHGKAKALQWILTHSRSAKLLAVKRVSQNKGSKTPGIDGVVWNTDTRRMKAVNQLSRKAYQAKPLRRIYIPKKNGKLRPLGIPCMIDRAQQALHLLSLEPISETTADPNSYGFRTNRSTADAVDQCFKCLALKKSAKWVLEGDIKACFDKIGHQWLMDNIAIDKRMLEQWLKSGFVDKGLFYDTDEGTPQGGIISPTLMLMTLSGLEQRIKSTALKKGARANFIGYADDFVVTCASKEVLENDIKPLIADFLAERGLTLSEEKTHITHINDGFDFLGFNHRKYKGKLLIKPSKSNTLMFLSNLRELIKKHVTLPVNDLIKLINPKLRGWSNYYRHCVAKQVFGYVGHKLFHTLWHWAKRRHPTKSKTWIALKYFINRKGQWQFHGWQKIMDMDCQFNLFQIAKVPIERHVKIRSAATPFDPLYQEYLVKRKSKRLARNSWNEPASTAL, translated from the coding sequence ATGACGATTTCGAATGAGATTAGTGCATCTTCTGACAGTGCACTGTGGCAATCCATTAACTGGAAGGCCGCAGAGGCGAACGTCTTAAAGCTTCAAATGCGTATCGCAAAGGCAACTAGAGACGGTAAACACGGCAAAGCAAAAGCATTGCAGTGGATACTGACTCACTCTCGCTCAGCAAAACTTCTTGCTGTTAAGCGAGTTTCTCAAAATAAAGGCAGTAAAACGCCTGGAATAGACGGCGTTGTCTGGAATACAGACACGCGTCGTATGAAAGCAGTAAATCAACTGAGTCGGAAAGCTTACCAAGCGAAACCACTCAGGCGTATCTATATCCCCAAAAAGAATGGCAAGCTTCGACCTCTGGGCATACCATGCATGATAGACAGAGCACAACAAGCGCTACACCTATTATCGCTAGAGCCTATATCAGAAACAACTGCCGACCCGAATAGTTATGGCTTTAGAACAAATCGTAGCACGGCTGACGCTGTCGACCAGTGCTTCAAGTGTTTGGCTTTAAAGAAATCGGCTAAATGGGTTCTTGAAGGAGATATTAAAGCTTGCTTCGACAAAATAGGGCATCAATGGCTTATGGATAACATCGCCATCGATAAACGGATGTTGGAGCAATGGCTAAAGTCAGGCTTTGTAGACAAAGGGCTGTTTTACGACACCGACGAAGGCACTCCTCAAGGCGGAATTATATCCCCCACCTTGATGTTGATGACGTTATCGGGTCTCGAACAGCGCATTAAGTCTACCGCGCTTAAGAAAGGAGCAAGAGCTAACTTTATTGGATATGCCGACGATTTCGTCGTCACTTGCGCTTCAAAGGAAGTACTCGAGAACGATATCAAACCGTTGATTGCTGATTTCTTAGCGGAAAGAGGCTTAACATTATCCGAAGAGAAAACGCACATTACTCATATCAACGATGGCTTTGACTTTCTTGGGTTCAACCATAGGAAGTACAAAGGGAAACTGCTCATCAAGCCGAGTAAATCCAATACGTTGATGTTCTTAAGCAATCTGCGTGAACTCATCAAAAAGCACGTAACCCTTCCAGTGAATGATCTTATCAAACTGATAAATCCTAAACTCAGGGGATGGTCGAACTATTATCGGCACTGCGTAGCTAAACAGGTATTCGGATATGTCGGTCACAAACTATTCCATACGTTATGGCACTGGGCTAAAAGGCGTCATCCAACAAAGTCTAAAACTTGGATTGCCCTAAAATACTTCATCAACCGAAAAGGCCAATGGCAGTTTCACGGTTGGCAGAAGATCATGGATATGGATTGCCAGTTCAATCTCTTCCAAATAGCCAAAGTGCCAATAGAAAGGCATGTGAAAATCCGAAGTGCAGCGACACCCTTTGACCCTCTTTACCAAGAATACTTGGTAAAGAGAAAATCTAAAAGGCTAGCTCGTAACTCTTGGAACGAACCTGCTTCGACTGCTTTATAA